One Salvia splendens isolate huo1 unplaced genomic scaffold, SspV2 ctg826, whole genome shotgun sequence genomic window carries:
- the LOC121791483 gene encoding serine carboxypeptidase-like 7, which translates to MTMRWRDMNPLLLHLFVAFLVGFKSAASQSIVENLPGYDGALPFKLETGYIGVGEDDEVQLFYYFIESENDPARDPLLLWLNGGPGCSAFSGLVYEIGPLAFDVENFDGGFPSFLLNPYSWTKVANIIFLDYPAGTGFSYSNNARTFPVSDTNSTLHNYTFLRKWLLAHPEFIKNRLYVSGDSYGGKIVPMVALEMAKGNEAGLEPIMSLKGYIIGNPLTYEAQDMNEKIPYAHRVALISDKQFERARISCNGEYENPDPNNIECSYALYSINQCTKLVNGAHILEPKCKFLSPKPSGSRKFQPSQVDDPIDFLSLSSGNKLTCRNMRYATSYVWANDETVRDALHIREGTVPDWTRCNKSLSYEYDIESVVEYHQNLSDRGLQALVYSGDHDMDIPYMATLKWIRQLNLSVYDEWRAWNVDGQVAGFTELYKSKIKEAYLMFATVKGAGHTAPEYKPRECLEMLRRWLSLFPL; encoded by the exons ATGACCATGAGGTGGAGAGACATGAATCCATTGCTGTTGCATTTGTTTGTTGCTTTTCTTGTCGGATTCAAGTCTGCTGCTTCACAATCAATCGTCGAAAACCTCCCCGGCTACGACGGAGCTCTGCCTTTCAAACTCGAAACAGG ATATATTGGTGTAGGAGAGGATGATGAAGTTCAGCTCTTTTACTACTTCATCGAGTCCGAAAACGACCCAGCTAGAGACCCTCTGCTCCTCTGGCTCAACGGCGGCCCCGGTTGCTCTGCCTTCTCCGGCCTCGTTTATGAAATcg GTCCACTTGCctttgatgttgaaaattttgatggaGGCTTTCCTTCTTTCCTATTGAACCCATATTCATGGACTAAG GTTGCCAACATTATATTCCTAGATTACCCTGCTGGAACTGGGTTCTCATATTCCAACAATGCAAGAACCTTCCCGGTCTCCGACACTAATTCAACTCTACATAACTACACATTTCTACGCAAG TGGTTGTTAGCTCATCCTGAGTTTATCAAGAATCGTCTCTACGTTTCCGGAGACTCTTATGGTGGCAAGATTGTTCCTATGGTTGCTCTTGAAATGGCTAAAG GCAATGAAGCTGGACTAGAGCCAATAATGTCTCTCAAA GGCTATATTATTGGAAATCCACTGACATATGAAGCTCAGGATATGAATGAAAAGATACCTTATGCTCACAGAGTGGCACTCATTTCAGACAAACAATTTGAG CGAGCAAGAATCAGCTGCAACGGAGAGTATGAGAATCCAGATCCAAATAATATTGAATGTTCATATGCTCTTTACAGCATCAATCAG TGCACCAAGCTTGTCAACGGAGCTCATATTCTAGAGCCAAAATGCAAATTCCTATCACCAAAACCAAGTGGTTCTAGAAAGTTCCAACCGTCTCAAGTAGACGATCCAATTGacttcctctccctctccagCGGAAATAAACTAACATGCCGC AATATGAGATATGCGACCTCCTACGTGTGGGCTAATGACGAAACTGTGAGAGATGCTCTGCACATCAGAGAG gGGACAGTGCCTGATTGGACGAGATGTAACAAGAGCTTGAGCTACGAATACGACATAGAAAGTGTTGTCGAGTATCATCAAAATCTGAGTGATAGAGGCCTCCAAGCCTTGGTGTATAG TGGCGATCACGACATGGATATACCTTACATGGCCACATTAAAATGGATACGCCAACTGAATTTGTCCGTGTATGATGAGTGGAGGGCGTGGAACGTTGATGGTCAAGTTGCAGG ATTCACAGAGCTATATAAGAGTAAGATCAAGGAAGCTTACCTCATGTTTGCTACAGTCAAG GGGGCAGGGCATACAGCACCAGAATACAAGCCTAGAGAGTGTTTGGAAATGTTAAGAAGATGGTTATCTCTCTTCCCACTCTAA